One Melospiza melodia melodia isolate bMelMel2 chromosome 1, bMelMel2.pri, whole genome shotgun sequence genomic window carries:
- the CALB1 gene encoding calbindin: MTAETHLQGVEISAAQFFEIWHHYDSDGNGFMDGKELQNFIQELQQARKKAGLDLTPEMKAFVDQYGKSTDGKIGIVELAQVLPTEENFLLFFRCQQLKSSEDFMQTWRKYDSDHSGFIDSEELKSFLKDLLQKANKQIEDSKLTEYTEIMLRMFDANNDGKLELTELARLLPVQENFLIKFQGVKMCAKEFNNAFEMYDQDGNGYIDENELDALLKDLCEKNKKELDITNLATYKKSIMALSDGGKLYRAELALILCAEEN; the protein is encoded by the exons ATGACGGCGGAGACGCACCTGCAGGGCGTGGAGATCTCGGCCGCCCAGTTCTTCGAGATCTGGCACCACTACGACTCCGACG GCAATGGGTTCATGGACGGGAAGGAGCTACAAAACTtcatccaggagctgcagcaggcacGGAAGAAGGCAGGCTTG GATTTAACTCCTGAAATGAAAGCCTTTGTGGACCAATATGGGAAATCTACTGATGGAAAAATAGGTATAGTTGAG CTTGCTCAGGTATTGCCAACAGAAGAGAATTTCCTGTTGTTCTTCAGATGCCAGCAGCTAAAGTCAAGTGAAGATTTCATGCAG ACATGGAGGAAATATGACAGCGACCACAGTGGCTTCATTGATTCTGAGGAGCTTAAG AGCTTCTTGAAAGATTTATTGCAGAAAGCAAATAAGCAGATTGAAGACTCAAAGCTAACGGAATACACAGAAATAATG CTCAGGATGTTTGATGCAAACAATGATGGAAAGTTGGAGCTTACTGAACTGGCCAG acTGCTCCCTGTACAGgaaaattttcttattaaatttcaG GGTGTCAAAATGTGTGCAAAAGAATTCAATAATGCCTTTGAGATGTATGATCAA GATGGCAATGGCTATATAGATGAAAATGAACTTGATGCCCTACTGAAGGATCTCTGTGAAAAGAACAAAAAG GAACTAGACATTACCAACCTTGCAACATACAAGAAAAGCATCATGGCCTTGTCTGATGGAGGAAAGCTTTACCGAGCAGAACTGGCTCTTATTCTCTGTGCTGAGGAAAACTAG